A single Vulpes lagopus strain Blue_001 chromosome 3, ASM1834538v1, whole genome shotgun sequence DNA region contains:
- the ROGDI gene encoding protein rogdi homolog, with protein sequence MATAMAATAAERAVLEEEFRWLLHDEVHAVLRQLQDILKEASLRFALPSSGTGTEGPAKQENFILGSCSTDQVKGVLTLQGDALSQADVNLKIPRNNQLLHFAFREDKQWKLQQIQDARNHVSQAMYLLANRDESYQFRTGAEVLKLMDAVMLQLTRARNRLTTPATLTLPEIAASGLTRMFAPALPSDLLVNVYINLNKLCLTVYQLHALQPNSTKNFRPAGGAVLHSPGAMFEWGSQRLEVSHVHKVECVIPWLNDALVFFTVSLQLCQQLKDKISVFSSYWSYRPF encoded by the exons ATGGCGACGGCGATGGCAGCGACGGCGGCAGAGCGGGCGGTGCTG GAGGAGGAGTTCCGCTGGCTGCTGCACGACGAGGTGCACGCGGTGCTCAGGCAGCTGCAGGACATCCTCAAG GAGGCGTCTCTCCGCTTCGCTCTGCCGAGCTCTGGTACCGGCACCGAGGGGCCTGCCAAGCAGGAGAACTTCATCCTTGGCAGCTGTAG CACAGACCAGGTGAAGGGCGTGCTGACTCTGCAAGGGGACGCCCTGAGCCAGGCG GACGTGAACCTGAAGATCCCACGGAACAACCAGTTGCTGCACTTTGCCTTCCGAGAGGACAAGCAGTGGAAGCTGCAGCAG ATCCAGGATGCCAGGAACCACGTAAGCCAGGCTATGTACCTCCTTGCCAACCGGGATGAAAGCTACCAGTTCAGGACAGGAGCAGAGGTCCTCAAG CTGATGGATGCTGTGATGCTGCAGCTGACCAGAGCCCGCAACCGCCTCACCACCCCAGCCACCCTTACTCTGCCTGAGATCGCTGCCAGTGGCCTCACA CGGATGtttgcccctgccctgccctccgaCCTGCTTGTCAACGTCTACATCAACCTCAACAAGCTCTGCCTCACCGTGTACCAGCTGCACGCCCTGCAGCCCAATTCCACCAAG AACTTCCGCCCAGCTGGAGGCGCCGTGCTCCACAGCCCTGGGGCCATGTT TGAATGGGGCTCCCAGCGTCTGGAGGTGAGCCACGTGCACAAGGTAGAGTGTGTGATCCCATGGCTCAACGACGCCCTAGTCTTCTTCACTGTCTCCCTGCAGCTCTGCCAGCAACTCAAGGATAAG atCTCTGTGTTCTCCAGCTACTGGAGCTACAGGCCGTTCTGA